A window of the Arachis duranensis cultivar V14167 chromosome 5, aradu.V14167.gnm2.J7QH, whole genome shotgun sequence genome harbors these coding sequences:
- the LOC107488797 gene encoding F-box/kelch-repeat protein At1g23390 produces MAATAEAPIYGDILEAIFSHVPLIHLVPAYHVSRAWNHAVSSSLAHVNPIKPWLTILTQSKRDPHVTATYAYDPRSRVWIEMNLQPSIEHASAVQSSQSTLLYTLTPAGFAFTDSEGAFRVSWHNAPAPSVWRTDPVVARVGNRVVVAGGACDFEDDLHAVEVYDMEARAWNTSQSMPELLKGSAGSTWLSVAVVGDKMLVTEKKSGVTFSFDPFSDTWNGPYDLRPDQNVFYCLTGILAGKLTVAGVMSGAENSKRVKLWSVEGELGSGSGFWFEEVGEMPNEMAEKVMRGWDFGSVVVTWVGNFAYVMNPVKPEEVVVCEVGARCEWWSVRNVAAGDLTKRMVVSGGGVSLQEVQRAVVTENPRFCMKLV; encoded by the coding sequence ATGGCGGCAACAGCAGAAGCACCTATTTATGGGGATATCTTAGAGGCAATATTCTCGCACGTGCCACTAATCCATCTCGTACCGGCTTATCACGTGTCAAGGGCATGGAACCACGCTGTATCCTCCTCCCTGGCACACGTTAACCCCATCAAGCCATGGCTCACGATCCTCACACAGAGTAAACGTGATCCTCACGTGACAGCCACTTACGCCTACGACCCCCGCTCGCGCGTCTGGATTGAAATGAATCTTCAACCGTCGATCGAGCACGCCTCCGCCGTCCAATCATCCCAATCAACTCTGCTCTACACGCTAACCCCCGCGGGCTTCGCCTTCACGGATAGTGAAGGTGCGTTCCGCGTCTCCTGGCACAACGCGCCAGCACCGAGCGTGTGGCGCACCGACCCAGTCGTAGCGCGCGTGGGTAATCGCGTTGTGGTAGCTGGAGGCGCGTGCGATTTTGAGGACGACCTACACGCGGTGGAAGTCTACGACATGGAGGCACGCGCTTGGAACACGAGCCAGTCCATGCCTGAGCTACTGAAGGGATCTGCAGGGTCCACGTGGCTCTCAGTCGCCGTTGTCGGTGACAAGATGCTGGTGACGGAGAAAAAGTCCGGCGTGACTTTTTCGTTTGATCCATTTTCTGACACGTGGAACGGACCGTACGATCTTCGCCCGGATCAGAATGTGTTCTATTGCCTCACCGGAATCCTAGCGGGGAAATTGACGGTGGCCGGGGTGATGAGTGGCGCGGAAAACTCGAAGAGAGTGAAATTGTGGTCCGTGGAAGGGGAACTAGGTTCGGGTTCGGGCTTTTGGTTCGAGGAAGTGGGAGAGATGCCGAATGAGATGGCGGAGAAGGTCATGAGAGGTTGGGATTTTGGTTCGGTGGTAGTGACTTGGGTTGGGAATTTTGCTTACGTTatgaacccggttaaaccggAGGAGGTGGTGGTTTGTGAGGTCGGGGCCAGGTGCGAGTGGTGGAGCGTGAGGAACGTTGCTGCGGGGGATTTGACGAAGAGAATGGTGGTTAGTGGCGGTGGCGTAAGCTTACAGGAGGTGCAGCGGGCGGTGGTTACGGAGAATCCAAGATTCTGCATGAAGCTAGTGTGA